Proteins from a genomic interval of Pseudomonas versuta:
- a CDS encoding exodeoxyribonuclease VII small subunit, with protein sequence MARKKVALDFEQSLADLQSLVERLENGELSLEDSLTAFEQGIRLTRDCQGALAQAEQKVQILLERDGELAQEPFEAEQPE encoded by the coding sequence ATGGCCCGCAAAAAAGTTGCTCTGGATTTCGAACAGTCCCTCGCTGACCTGCAATCACTGGTCGAGCGTCTGGAAAATGGCGAGCTGTCACTGGAAGATTCGTTGACCGCCTTCGAGCAAGGCATCCGCTTGACCCGTGATTGCCAAGGCGCACTGGCTCAGGCTGAACAGAAAGTACAAATCCTGCTTGAGCGTGATGGTGAATTGGCCCAAGAGCCCTTTGAAGCGGAACAGCCAGAATGA
- the ispA gene encoding (2E,6E)-farnesyl diphosphate synthase: MIDAYQTSSQDRVNAALERLFVAPAPELARLYEAMRYSVMNGGKRVRPLLAYAACEALGAAAEQANGAACAVELIHAYSLVHDDLPAMDDDDLRRGQPTTHKAFDEACAILAGDGLQSLAFSTLLDPQLNTLDAETRLRMVAGLALAAGPAGMVGGQAIDLGSVGIKLDQTALEFMHRHKTGALIEASVELGALASGHASADDLQALNLYARAIGLAFQVQDDILDVESDTATLGKRQGADIARDKPTYPALMGLQGAKDYALELRDQALNALKSFDTTADPLRALARYIVERRH; the protein is encoded by the coding sequence ATGATTGATGCCTACCAGACCAGCAGCCAGGACCGCGTCAACGCGGCGCTTGAGCGCTTGTTTGTCGCTCCGGCTCCGGAGCTGGCCCGCCTCTATGAAGCAATGCGCTACAGCGTGATGAACGGCGGCAAACGGGTCCGCCCGCTACTGGCCTATGCCGCCTGCGAAGCCTTGGGCGCTGCAGCAGAGCAAGCCAATGGCGCGGCCTGTGCGGTAGAACTGATCCACGCCTATTCGCTGGTGCATGATGACTTGCCCGCGATGGACGATGACGACCTGCGCCGCGGCCAGCCGACGACCCATAAAGCGTTCGACGAAGCCTGTGCGATTCTGGCCGGCGACGGCCTGCAAAGCCTGGCATTCAGCACTTTGCTGGATCCGCAGCTCAATACCCTGGACGCCGAGACACGCTTGCGCATGGTTGCCGGGCTGGCACTTGCTGCAGGCCCCGCGGGCATGGTCGGCGGGCAGGCAATTGATCTCGGCTCAGTGGGGATCAAACTTGATCAGACCGCACTGGAGTTCATGCACCGGCACAAGACCGGCGCACTTATCGAAGCCAGCGTAGAGTTGGGCGCCCTGGCCAGCGGCCATGCCAGTGCAGATGATCTGCAGGCGTTGAACCTCTATGCAAGGGCGATTGGCCTGGCATTTCAGGTGCAGGACGACATTCTTGACGTTGAGAGCGATACCGCGACCCTGGGCAAACGCCAGGGGGCCGATATTGCACGGGACAAACCCACCTACCCGGCGTTGATGGGGCTGCAAGGTGCAAAGGACTATGCGCTGGAGTTGCGTGACCAGGCACTCAATGCGCTGAAATCTTTTGACACTACAGCCGATCCGCTGCGCGCACTGGCGCGATACATCGTGGAACGTCGTCACTAA